The DNA window AAGAACAAACAACATCGAATGTCCATGTTTACGAGCCGTAACATCTATTCTACGAACCACGTTGAAAGAacatacaattaaaaaattatcattttctaaaattaaattttaattacgcATTAATTAGCGAATCACGTTATAAATCATATGCATAACAGGAAAAGTAAAATTAGTCTATTAAAAAGGAGAAAGTAAAGGGATTCCATATGAATCTTTATTCAAATTTCTAACATAATCTATAGAAAAATAGAGGGAAGAAGATACAATCATatttcataaaagaaaaaaaaatgaatctcTCACTAATTACCAATAGATTTAATCACATCTAATAATTTATCAACATCCAAAGGTTTATTCAAATGAAAATCCATTCCAGCATCAATACTCATACTTGCTTCCTCAGTCAATGCATGTGCTGTTAAAGCAATTATTGGAATATGAACATCATAACATTTTTCTTCTATCCTTATCAGTCTTGTTGCTTCATACCCATTCATTACTGGCATCTGCATTACCATATAATCAACacagaaacattacaaaaaaacccGTAAACTTGCGCAAACGACATCAcgtgatttaaatattttacctGGCAGTCCATGAAAATATAATCATATGGTAGAGACTTCGAGTCCCCTTCCGTTTTTTTATCACTCAACGCTTTGCAGACACGATTTACAGCCTGGTCTCCGTCCGTGCATGTTTCAACATGTGCTCCGAGTTTACAGAGTCTTACAGTGACTAGAAAACGAAGCAACTGAACATCTTCCACAACTAAAACTTTCTTCCCCTTCAAAGGTTTAAACTCAACATCTTCCACTATTAGAACTTTTTCTCCCTCCAAGGGCTTCTCTGTCTGTATCTCTTCGTCAGGTTCATTCATTGCTATCGTCTGAATCGAGCTGGGCTGATGTGCACTGAGGTCTATGTCGAATCTTGAAGAGCTCGACGCATTGGAAAGATTTAAATCTACGGAGGTACAgacttctggcattgatggtccAGTCATATACTTTGACGTTTGAATCGAGCTGGGCTGATGTGCACTGAGGTTTATGTCGAATCTTGAAGAGCTCGACGCATTGGAAAGATTTAAATCTACGGAGGTACAgacttctggcattgatggtccAGTCATATACTTTGACGTCTGAATCGAGCTGGGCTGATGTGCACTGAGGTCTATGTCGAATCTTGGAGAGCTCGATGCATTGGAAAGATAAAAATCTACGGAGGTACAgacttctggcattgatggtccTGTCATATACTTTGACAAGGTGCATTGAGGAGCACCTTTTCTTTCAGGAAGTAGTGACATAACTTGACTTAAACGCGAGCCATGAAATGGTTTATATATAACGTAATCACCTTCTAAAATCCGCTGGTCCTGCTCCTGAGATCTTTCCGGACACGTGACTTGATCATCTAACCACAAAACTTTACACGCCGATTTGATAATGTCCTTCCTGAAGCTAGCAAGAGCAGTGACAAATTCAGGGCAGCTGCTAGCAGCATTGGAATCAATCACAAACAGTATGATACCCGACGAGCTTTCCGAGTTGGTCTTTTTATACTGTGGCAGATTAGGATCAACTCCTTCTTTCATGATTATAGCCTTAATGTTTGCTTCAGGGTCTGGATTACTTGATGTAGAAGCACTCAAGTTATCAACCGAGCTCGATTCTAGTTTTCCTGAATTTAGATAAGAAACGTCCATTCTATGCTTTATTATATCAAGCTCAGAACAAAATGATGTTTCATGCTTAATAACGGTCACCTTTATGTTCAAGCTCTCAATGTACTTCTTCAAAACTCGTCTCCTTTCGTCGCCTGTTATAAATAATATCATATGGGATCCTTCTGGTTTAGGTGAGATGAACAGAAAATGCTGATGAAATCCTGAGGGTTGATTTTCTTCAGTACTAGCATATTCAGATTCGCTTACCGAAAGAAACACATTGAACCTGAAGCAAGTACCTCTTTCTCCAGGCTCTTTTTCTACAATTTTTAACTCTCCTTTCATTACGCGTACCTGAAGCACATAATTGATACAAGAAAATGAATCTTACATACACCGAAATTTATTCCAGAAAGAAAATTCAGTACTAATTAGCTCCTTACCAAAGATTGAACAATGCCGAGTCCCAAACCACAGCCTTCGTGCCCAATAGCTGTTTCTTTCACCTGAACATAGTCTTCAAAAATAGATGTTTGCTTATCTCGGGGAATTCCCTGGCCTGTATCGTCCACCTCAAACTCGAATTCTGTTTCACTCGGATTTCCTTTAACAGTATGAAAGGCATCAAGATCAGTACACGTGTCCTTATGCCAGCAACGCAGCCACGGAAAGAACTTCAAAAAAGTAGTGCTAGAGGcaataatttcattttcaatgtTCTTTTTCTTGACCATTGCACGGACTGAAACATGACCAGCTGATGTGAATTTTATGGCATTACTCAGTAAGTTGCATAATATCTGTTTGAGTTTTAACCGATCGCCCCTAACGTCAGGTAATTTCAATGCATCACACGGATCAAGCACAATGTCTACACCATTCTTTACACCCAGAGGATAATACATTCCAACTACATCTTCAAGCAGTTGAGCCAGGTTGAATTCTTCTATTTCAAGTGATGTTTTTCCAGCTTCAAGTTTGCTCATATCAAGTACCGAGTTCAATATTTCTATAACACATTTTCAAcacagaaaataaataaatatcgtCATTAATATTATCAGGAACAAAATCATTACTAATAGAAACAAGAAAATCGCCGAGCCAACTGACCTAGGAGATCCCTCGTACATTTTTGCATTTGATCTAAGTTTGTAGCTAACTCAGAGCCTGGTTTAACTTCGTCTTGACAAAGCTCTATCAAACCAGTAATAGCAGCCAAAGAGCCACGCACGTCATGGTTTGCACCAGCGTAGGCCTTAGTTTTATTCATACTCTTGCGTTCTGCTTGTTGAGTTGCTTCTGTTTGCTTTATTAATGCAGCACATAAAAACATTTCTCTTTTTGCTGCTTTTATTGTCATGTAAATGTAAACTAAAAGAGagcaaaaaaagaaaacaaacacTACTGCCAGTAGCATGGTTGAGAATTTGATGTTCTTTTCCACAAGTTTCACCATCCCATTTTTATGATATACCATTACATATACCTGAAACAACACAAGAggaatttatcaaaaaaaaaaaacacagaaggAAGGATCAATCTATGTAGATGTTTAAACACAACACAGATCATACTCTGATGTCTTTAAGAATTACTTTATGCAATAAATGACCTTTGAAGATAAGAgtaattgcaaaataaatcatgATCTGTAGCTTGTTTGCAATTTTAACCTatcaatttttttgcaattcaaagCACCGAGCAATTTTCCGATACAAAAATGCCGATATGAACAGTGGAACAATGAATGTCAAGTGCCTAAACTTTTAGAACTATTTTATGCAATAAATGACCTTTTAAGATATCTATGCTATTTTACGAAGAGCTGACATACTGATGGAACTCCAGCAATGTTAATGTCAGAGCAATAAACGATATACTTGTTTGCTACAATCTTTCGACGAAGAAGTCCTGATTCTCTGTCGTCGTCCTCATAAATCCACGATAGATTTTCCTGAGCCGTAATTTGACTATTTGGATTAAAAACTTGCACCATAACTGAGCCATAGTGTAAATTTACTCGGATGTCAGGGGGCATCGTCTGCATAATCATCTGTCCGTCATGCATTGTACCCAAATAAAAATACCCTCCATGAAAATCAAGTGCTTTGAAATGACTAGTAACTATTGTTTTCGGATATCCAAGTGATATAACACCTCTTCCGTCCATTGGAGCAGTATTAACAAATAAACTATCTCGATCCTTATTCCATGCAGTACCTAATGAGGAGTACCCATTTGTGCTATTCTTGGCCTTCTCTATCCAACTTTCATTTGCTGTTATCATGGAGTTGCAGGCAACTGCATCGCCAAATAGTTTTCCGGTATCACGATTTACTGGTTTCGTGTACCAGGATGAATAATATGAACTACTGTTAGAATATACCGCGAGAGTTTTGTCATCATCGTCGTAAAATGAAAACATCAAACCATCTAGTCCAATATATGAAATCTGTGATACTTGTCGAGTTGCAGAAAGTGCTAAAAACAATGTAGGTGCAACCTGAAgacataaaaaaacatttattaaaaaacatcTAGTCCAATATATGAAATCTGTGATACTTGTGGATCAGCAGAAAGTACTGACCTTTGATTCAATTTCACTAAATGATAGCTGAGTGCCATCCAGATATGAACTTAAAGCTCTGGCTAACTCTGTTGCTGATGAATTTAGATAGTATAACAGTGCGGCAGTCATTTGAATCTTTGAAAAAGAATTTTCATGAACTTTGTCTGCTTCCAATAAAACACGATCTTTCATTTCTTTACTCATCGAAAGCAGTAACGCCATTATGGAAATGGAAATTGCCTGTTGACGAAGTATTAGTTAAGAAAGTAAGTACTGCAAAGCTTCAGTCTTTATGTGAAATGACGaatctatatataaaagcaaTAAAGTGAAGGAGATATTACAAGAATGATGATAAAGAAAGCCGCCCACAAGAGTACTTTAAGCTGGCGTAAAATCCTGAAATTGAATTTCACTGCCATGGCTAAAACTTTGTTATTCCCTCCTGAATGAATATTCATAATCAAGTTGAATTTCAGACaacaaaaataacaacaaaaagaaaaataatgtaAATCTATTGATCATCCGGTCCCTACTTGAATTTTGCAGAAGCCAGAACAACATTGATGCTGAAAAGTactgataaatcaatttaagaaaaacctggagaaaaaaatatcaaaggGAAGAACACTCGTATTTTGTAATGGCATATAATGCCATTTAAATTTTCATCTGATAAAACTAAATTTTGGATTGGTATTTCAAATGTATTGATAGCTTTTATAGGAATTTGAATGCACAATGTATGGTGTGATCTAATGAAGAATCAAGAGAAGGGATTACAGTAGCAGAAGTTTAGAACTGAGAAGCTGAGTATCCATGCAAGATATTCTTTTATTTGAAGTTAGAGAAATAATAGGAGTTAAAAGAGTAACAGAATCTCCATTTATTGTCTAGTGTCTACTCCAATCATTATCAAGCATGCATAATTAATATTGGGATAAAATGAGCAAaccaattaaaattttgaattaataaacATCAACAATTAATTAGaccaaattattaatttctccAAATTCTAAACAAACATTATTTATCTGCAAATTTTAGATATTAGATATAACTGAAATCACTTCTCGAGGATTTccgttaaaaaattaatttatttaaagagaatttaataattttaatctaaaCTCAGTTTATAGGATataattctaatatttttaataaccgAATTAAAATGTGATTATTGTGTCTATTGTGATAACTTTTAGAGATCAATACTTATTCCACTCCtatacatatatgatatatgTATATTCTTTAAAATTGTGCACCAAACCACATTTCTTCAACATTTTATAGAAgttttgtatataaaaataatacaaagaaaagattaattatttaaatagaccaacataaaaatgaaattcatataCAAAGGCTTCAACAGAAACCATGGACAAGAGATACAAAGATGCTCACATGCatagataataaaataaaagactaGGTAAACAAAAGTGATTAAATCAGCTTATTTGCTGCCACCAATGGATTTGGGTCTCTTCACGATCAACACAGGACATTTGACATTCTGAGCGCAGTGATTGCTCACACTTCCTAGAAATGCCCTATTATTCCAAACGGAAATATTTTATTAGCATGTTTCAAGGCTTATTTTCTttctaaattttgaaaaatattgtcACTCTTTGTTTATGTATTACACATattctttatttatattattctcATTGGTAAGAtgatttcatatatttatttttttataattgaagaGGAGAGCGGAATTGAACCATGTTCTAACAATGCAAATTGTTATCAAGCACTTATACCCTTTGAGCTATAATTCATTGGTTGATTTTATATTACAAATCAATAAAAGTTCATTTAATCCCTCCTACTGAGgacagaaaaaaataaaaagttcaaaatttaaatttgtattgaCATTATATTAGGCGATCCACAACTGATAAATTATGGATTTTCTTATTCAAAATCAGTGAATCACAAATTTAAATTCATGACCTTTTATGTCAAATTGAAGGaccgaaataaaaaattaataatataaaaaaacaatattataagTATGTTACATAATAATTTACTAAGTATTTATTTTTGAGAAATcaacaaatatttttatgaaatttttactGCCTTTAGCTCTTTCTCTTATATACATGGGTTAGATATATCTTCTACAATCTTCTTAtcataaaagaattaaaataaatctatCTTAAATGCAAAGATGTATGCCATTAtctttttttcatgttttatgatatgatgacttttaattattttgttagtTACTTAAGCTTTTTAatttactagtttcgcattacgtgctatgcacgtggctcgtaacgtaatttgtcaatgtacatattagtaaatttattataattatatcaattttttatttataattaatattaaattaattaagaattttttataaaaataaatataataaattcggctattaaatttttttccatactgaatttattcttcttttagttttataataactataattaaataattaacttaattttattaataatacctttaaaaattataaaatttaaatttaaata is part of the Mercurialis annua linkage group LG3, ddMerAnnu1.2, whole genome shotgun sequence genome and encodes:
- the LOC126674675 gene encoding histidine kinase CKI1-like isoform X1 — its product is MCSSWGVTVMVSSRGGNNKVLAMAVKFNFRILRQLKVLLWAAFFIIILAISISIMALLLSMSKEMKDRVLLEADKVHENSFSKIQMTAALLYYLNSSATELARALSSYLDGTQLSFSEIESKVAPTLFLALSATRQVSQISYIGLDGLMFSFYDDDDKTLAVYSNSSSYYSSWYTKPVNRDTGKLFGDAVACNSMITANESWIEKAKNSTNGYSSLGTAWNKDRDSLFVNTAPMDGRGVISLGYPKTIVTSHFKALDFHGGYFYLGTMHDGQMIMQTMPPDIRVNLHYGSVMVQVFNPNSQITAQENLSWIYEDDDRESGLLRRKIVANKYIVYCSDINIAGVPSVYVMVYHKNGMVKLVEKNIKFSTMLLAVVFVFFFCSLLVYIYMTIKAAKREMFLCAALIKQTEATQQAERKSMNKTKAYAGANHDVRGSLAAITGLIELCQDEVKPGSELATNLDQMQKCTRDLLEILNSVLDMSKLEAGKTSLEIEEFNLAQLLEDVVGMYYPLGVKNGVDIVLDPCDALKLPDVRGDRLKLKQILCNLLSNAIKFTSAGHVSVRAMVKKKNIENEIIASSTTFLKFFPWLRCWHKDTCTDLDAFHTVKGNPSETEFEFEVDDTGQGIPRDKQTSIFEDYVQVKETAIGHEGCGLGLGIVQSLVRVMKGELKIVEKEPGERGTCFRFNVFLSVSESEYASTEENQPSGFHQHFLFISPKPEGSHMILFITGDERRRVLKKYIESLNIKVTVIKHETSFCSELDIIKHRMDVSYLNSGKLESSSVDNLSASTSSNPDPEANIKAIIMKEGVDPNLPQYKKTNSESSSGIILFVIDSNAASSCPEFVTALASFRKDIIKSACKVLWLDDQVTCPERSQEQDQRILEGDYVIYKPFHGSRLSQVMSLLPERKGAPQCTLSKYMTGPSMPEVCTSVDFYLSNASSSPRFDIDLSAHQPSSIQTSKYMTGPSMPEVCTSVDLNLSNASSSSRFDINLSAHQPSSIQTSKYMTGPSMPEVCTSVDLNLSNASSSSRFDIDLSAHQPSSIQTIAMNEPDEEIQTEKPLEGEKVLIVEDVEFKPLKGKKVLVVEDVQLLRFLVTVRLCKLGAHVETCTDGDQAVNRVCKALSDKKTEGDSKSLPYDYIFMDCQMPVMNGYEATRLIRIEEKCYDVHIPIIALTAHALTEEASMSIDAGMDFHLNKPLDVDKLLDVIKSIGN
- the LOC126674675 gene encoding histidine kinase CKI1-like isoform X2, which translates into the protein MLFWLLQNSRGNNKVLAMAVKFNFRILRQLKVLLWAAFFIIILAISISIMALLLSMSKEMKDRVLLEADKVHENSFSKIQMTAALLYYLNSSATELARALSSYLDGTQLSFSEIESKVAPTLFLALSATRQVSQISYIGLDGLMFSFYDDDDKTLAVYSNSSSYYSSWYTKPVNRDTGKLFGDAVACNSMITANESWIEKAKNSTNGYSSLGTAWNKDRDSLFVNTAPMDGRGVISLGYPKTIVTSHFKALDFHGGYFYLGTMHDGQMIMQTMPPDIRVNLHYGSVMVQVFNPNSQITAQENLSWIYEDDDRESGLLRRKIVANKYIVYCSDINIAGVPSVYVMVYHKNGMVKLVEKNIKFSTMLLAVVFVFFFCSLLVYIYMTIKAAKREMFLCAALIKQTEATQQAERKSMNKTKAYAGANHDVRGSLAAITGLIELCQDEVKPGSELATNLDQMQKCTRDLLEILNSVLDMSKLEAGKTSLEIEEFNLAQLLEDVVGMYYPLGVKNGVDIVLDPCDALKLPDVRGDRLKLKQILCNLLSNAIKFTSAGHVSVRAMVKKKNIENEIIASSTTFLKFFPWLRCWHKDTCTDLDAFHTVKGNPSETEFEFEVDDTGQGIPRDKQTSIFEDYVQVKETAIGHEGCGLGLGIVQSLVRVMKGELKIVEKEPGERGTCFRFNVFLSVSESEYASTEENQPSGFHQHFLFISPKPEGSHMILFITGDERRRVLKKYIESLNIKVTVIKHETSFCSELDIIKHRMDVSYLNSGKLESSSVDNLSASTSSNPDPEANIKAIIMKEGVDPNLPQYKKTNSESSSGIILFVIDSNAASSCPEFVTALASFRKDIIKSACKVLWLDDQVTCPERSQEQDQRILEGDYVIYKPFHGSRLSQVMSLLPERKGAPQCTLSKYMTGPSMPEVCTSVDFYLSNASSSPRFDIDLSAHQPSSIQTSKYMTGPSMPEVCTSVDLNLSNASSSSRFDINLSAHQPSSIQTSKYMTGPSMPEVCTSVDLNLSNASSSSRFDIDLSAHQPSSIQTIAMNEPDEEIQTEKPLEGEKVLIVEDVEFKPLKGKKVLVVEDVQLLRFLVTVRLCKLGAHVETCTDGDQAVNRVCKALSDKKTEGDSKSLPYDYIFMDCQMPVMNGYEATRLIRIEEKCYDVHIPIIALTAHALTEEASMSIDAGMDFHLNKPLDVDKLLDVIKSIGN
- the LOC126674675 gene encoding histidine kinase CKI1-like isoform X3, producing MITANESWIEKAKNSTNGYSSLGTAWNKDRDSLFVNTAPMDGRGVISLGYPKTIVTSHFKALDFHGGYFYLGTMHDGQMIMQTMPPDIRVNLHYGSVMVQVFNPNSQITAQENLSWIYEDDDRESGLLRRKIVANKYIVYCSDINIAGVPSVYVMVYHKNGMVKLVEKNIKFSTMLLAVVFVFFFCSLLVYIYMTIKAAKREMFLCAALIKQTEATQQAERKSMNKTKAYAGANHDVRGSLAAITGLIELCQDEVKPGSELATNLDQMQKCTRDLLEILNSVLDMSKLEAGKTSLEIEEFNLAQLLEDVVGMYYPLGVKNGVDIVLDPCDALKLPDVRGDRLKLKQILCNLLSNAIKFTSAGHVSVRAMVKKKNIENEIIASSTTFLKFFPWLRCWHKDTCTDLDAFHTVKGNPSETEFEFEVDDTGQGIPRDKQTSIFEDYVQVKETAIGHEGCGLGLGIVQSLVRVMKGELKIVEKEPGERGTCFRFNVFLSVSESEYASTEENQPSGFHQHFLFISPKPEGSHMILFITGDERRRVLKKYIESLNIKVTVIKHETSFCSELDIIKHRMDVSYLNSGKLESSSVDNLSASTSSNPDPEANIKAIIMKEGVDPNLPQYKKTNSESSSGIILFVIDSNAASSCPEFVTALASFRKDIIKSACKVLWLDDQVTCPERSQEQDQRILEGDYVIYKPFHGSRLSQVMSLLPERKGAPQCTLSKYMTGPSMPEVCTSVDFYLSNASSSPRFDIDLSAHQPSSIQTSKYMTGPSMPEVCTSVDLNLSNASSSSRFDINLSAHQPSSIQTSKYMTGPSMPEVCTSVDLNLSNASSSSRFDIDLSAHQPSSIQTIAMNEPDEEIQTEKPLEGEKVLIVEDVEFKPLKGKKVLVVEDVQLLRFLVTVRLCKLGAHVETCTDGDQAVNRVCKALSDKKTEGDSKSLPYDYIFMDCQMPVMNGYEATRLIRIEEKCYDVHIPIIALTAHALTEEASMSIDAGMDFHLNKPLDVDKLLDVIKSIGN